A stretch of the Fibrobacter succinogenes genome encodes the following:
- a CDS encoding phage baseplate protein, which yields MVSVLNSIFGDRLDIKSLIPTSLFYPKEGYSVGEIDIDLILDENHSKHAVVTENPLQDGRAVSDGIYLQLREGSLTALVSNHSLKHVQKIDDEKQNAETLMNMAQWKYQLKNRARDAWNDLKDLMDKKQTVKIVTSLETYDNVVITDIETDRDEETGEALEIKINFKQIQTVSLTETVVSGPVQPKDMKSGINRSAAVGVNNGQKVAAEPSEADKNQLIIGTIVP from the coding sequence GCCTATTTTACCCGAAAGAAGGCTACAGCGTAGGCGAAATTGACATTGACCTTATACTTGACGAGAACCATTCGAAACACGCCGTAGTGACGGAGAATCCGTTACAGGACGGGCGCGCTGTTAGCGATGGCATTTATCTACAGCTCCGCGAAGGCTCACTCACTGCTCTTGTGTCTAACCATTCATTGAAGCACGTTCAGAAAATCGACGATGAAAAACAGAACGCCGAGACATTGATGAACATGGCGCAATGGAAATACCAGCTCAAGAACCGCGCTAGAGACGCATGGAACGACTTGAAGGACTTGATGGACAAGAAACAGACTGTCAAGATCGTTACATCGCTCGAAACTTACGACAACGTAGTCATTACTGACATCGAGACTGATCGAGACGAGGAAACGGGCGAAGCGCTCGAAATAAAGATAAATTTCAAGCAGATTCAGACGGTAAGCCTAACGGAGACTGTAGTATCGGGGCCGGTTCAGCCGAAGGATATGAAGTCCGGCATAAACCGTTCTGCGGCGGTCGGCGTGAACAACGGACAAAAGGTAGCTGCGGAGCCGAGCGAGGCCGACAAGAATCAACTTATCATAGGCACAATAGTTCCGTGA
- a CDS encoding Gp138 family membrane-puncturing spike protein, translated as MSLPSMLDAYLANALSGVHTSLVATVTAYDEKTHRATVKPSVRMLMDNGIQIELPELVDVPVVFPSSKAFDMEFPLDKGDGVLLVFQEQDISAWKNGDKNAAPSVSSRFGLDAAIAIPGCFQKPTKGKARIVVDSDGVITWEAKKIVFNEQVVFNDDVIARTDVYVGAGVGPGVSLKQHTHITPAGPSNAPSPLTPIPPEK; from the coding sequence ATGAGTTTGCCATCAATGCTAGACGCTTATTTAGCGAACGCCTTGAGTGGAGTCCACACATCGCTTGTGGCTACTGTCACGGCATACGACGAGAAAACGCATAGGGCCACGGTAAAGCCTTCCGTGCGCATGCTGATGGATAACGGAATACAGATTGAATTGCCGGAGCTTGTAGATGTCCCGGTGGTGTTCCCCAGTTCAAAGGCGTTTGACATGGAGTTTCCTTTGGACAAGGGCGACGGGGTGCTTCTCGTATTCCAGGAGCAGGATATTTCCGCGTGGAAAAACGGAGACAAGAACGCGGCTCCATCCGTATCTTCGAGATTCGGCCTTGATGCCGCCATTGCCATTCCTGGCTGTTTTCAAAAGCCGACGAAGGGAAAGGCGCGCATTGTGGTGGACTCGGACGGGGTGATTACATGGGAAGCGAAGAAGATCGTATTCAACGAGCAAGTCGTTTTCAACGATGATGTAATCGCCCGTACTGACGTGTACGTAGGCGCTGGGGTCGGCCCTGGCGTATCGCTCAAGCAGCACACGCACATAACGCCTGCGGGACCGTCTAACGCACCGTCACCTCTTACACCCATACCGCCGGAGAAATAG
- a CDS encoding baseplate J/gp47 family protein, which yields MGTYVTESGLKRKTLQECRAEIENALKQAFGPSFETSADSPNGLLISQLALGFSNAWELAFEVFSSRDPAQAVGVSLDFAAALNGITRQSARACSVNAVAFTLDSSATIPQGATAVRTRGNLDFTLDSSVTVSRSACEKLMIEDDGSQKNTDYVFHFTFGDVTLNNSTEQSNLYRLRQLIIVAGGKAEFYGGRLAVWVDDSTVGITGQLPDDFNIYAGNTGSFTAVTEGLQTCDIGELDAVRGSVTGFDAVYNFVVGVPGRDAETDEELRVRRAIYAQSIKSCGTDPSIEAHLLNDVPGVTAASVTSNRNMTTDNEGRPPKSFEALVGGGEDYDVAMCVWKNQPSGIQPYGNTSVEIVDEDGDRQMISFSRPRAKYLWVRITYRLYDEETFTGIETLKAAILQWADIEYNIGKDVIPDRIYQGIYGVPGVGQCSIEVALTENPTDSPNYETDTIPVSSTDYAVLSTDRITLTPAT from the coding sequence ATGGGAACTTATGTAACCGAAAGCGGTCTCAAGAGAAAAACCTTGCAGGAATGCCGCGCCGAAATCGAAAACGCATTAAAGCAGGCTTTCGGACCTTCCTTCGAGACATCAGCCGATAGTCCGAACGGACTTTTGATTAGCCAGCTCGCTCTCGGATTCTCGAACGCCTGGGAACTCGCCTTCGAGGTATTCTCAAGCCGAGACCCGGCGCAAGCTGTAGGCGTCTCGCTTGACTTCGCGGCGGCCCTTAACGGCATTACGAGACAGTCTGCGAGGGCGTGCTCCGTGAACGCAGTCGCCTTCACGCTCGATTCGTCGGCTACTATCCCTCAAGGTGCTACAGCCGTAAGGACACGCGGCAACCTTGACTTTACTCTTGATTCTTCCGTTACCGTAAGCCGTTCGGCTTGCGAAAAGCTCATGATTGAAGATGACGGAAGCCAGAAGAACACTGACTACGTATTCCATTTCACTTTTGGCGATGTTACGCTTAACAACTCGACAGAACAGAGCAACCTTTACAGGCTACGCCAGCTTATCATTGTAGCCGGAGGCAAGGCCGAATTTTACGGCGGACGGCTCGCCGTATGGGTTGACGATTCTACAGTAGGAATAACGGGCCAGCTACCGGACGATTTCAACATCTATGCCGGAAATACCGGTTCTTTTACTGCTGTAACCGAAGGCTTGCAGACTTGCGACATAGGGGAACTCGATGCCGTTAGAGGCTCCGTTACCGGTTTTGACGCGGTGTATAATTTTGTTGTTGGCGTTCCAGGACGTGATGCGGAAACGGACGAGGAACTTCGCGTAAGGCGCGCAATCTATGCGCAATCCATCAAGTCCTGCGGCACAGACCCGTCAATCGAGGCGCACCTTCTTAACGATGTTCCGGGCGTAACGGCGGCATCCGTAACAAGCAACCGCAACATGACAACGGACAACGAGGGGCGACCTCCGAAGAGCTTCGAGGCGCTTGTAGGTGGCGGCGAGGATTACGATGTAGCAATGTGCGTTTGGAAGAACCAGCCGAGCGGAATACAGCCATACGGCAACACGTCCGTAGAAATTGTTGACGAAGATGGCGACAGGCAGATGATCTCGTTTTCGAGACCACGCGCAAAATATCTTTGGGTGCGCATAACGTACAGACTCTATGACGAAGAGACGTTCACAGGCATAGAAACGCTCAAGGCGGCAATCTTGCAGTGGGCAGACATCGAGTACAATATCGGAAAGGACGTAATTCCAGACCGAATCTATCAAGGCATTTACGGCGTTCCTGGAGTTGGCCAATGCTCGATAGAGGTCGCATTGACGGAAAATCCGACGGACAGCCCAAACTATGAGACGGACACTATACCCGTTTCAAGCACGGATTACGCCGTTCTTTCTACCGACCGAATAACGCTAACGCCGGCAACGTAA